The Myxococcales bacterium genome has a segment encoding these proteins:
- a CDS encoding S8 family serine peptidase — translation MGMSHVRKHLRPSSWWLFGATLALVAWTWRNEVPSQQEAQRIDRNEARAAWLEGLSESPRTLVVDFRDDVTDEQLATNAYVEEPVSRLSQDDKLFRVRFGSTPALLAALDVLEADPTVESVDFDVSATLPGYQAALGQDGDRGLHHLAPPGLQACGEPAGKAARPGFPDDPCFRYQWHLAQIGAQKAWKQGQGQGVVVAVIDTGISRVGDLANTTFVPGYNFVDDKPDAQDDHGHGTHVAGTIAQSTHNGIGVAGVAFKASLMPLKVLSARGSGSMAAIAQAIRWAADHGANVVNMSLGGPFPVNAIHNAVKYARSKGVIVVAAAGNDGRGRVSYPGRYADVVAVAATQFDENATFYSNWGKTIDLAAPGGNVRVDQNGDGQPDGVLQNTVVPGQTHKQDYLWFMGTSMASPHVAGVAALLVGAGITQPDAVETLLLTTARVPKSQAGKATQGQRIDDHYGAGIVDADAALARARAGREGGALALGATLALAVTGSLRRRHRLARGGRLKLVAGLVLGSSGLFVLPGVLGFLGLATPAVLAPLTSGLPLGLSTWLGAVLGRSGHGNPLLMSAALPVLAIALGYGIKMWRPALAGFALGTAGLLFTLAVSGLVDVTWVPDSFDQIFLLVNAAIASVMALLTLLED, via the coding sequence ATGGGGATGTCACACGTAAGGAAACACCTGCGCCCAAGCTCGTGGTGGCTGTTTGGCGCCACTTTGGCCCTCGTGGCCTGGACCTGGCGCAACGAAGTGCCTTCACAGCAGGAGGCCCAGCGCATCGACCGCAACGAAGCCAGGGCGGCCTGGCTCGAGGGGCTCTCGGAAAGTCCTCGCACGCTGGTCGTGGACTTTCGTGACGACGTGACGGACGAACAGCTGGCAACGAACGCCTACGTGGAGGAGCCCGTCAGTCGCTTGTCGCAGGATGACAAGCTCTTTCGCGTCCGATTCGGCAGCACGCCCGCGCTCCTTGCCGCCCTGGATGTGCTCGAGGCCGATCCCACCGTGGAATCCGTCGATTTCGACGTGTCGGCCACCCTGCCTGGTTATCAGGCTGCCCTGGGTCAGGACGGGGACAGAGGGCTCCATCACTTGGCGCCTCCCGGCCTTCAGGCCTGCGGAGAGCCCGCGGGCAAGGCCGCGCGCCCGGGCTTCCCTGACGATCCCTGCTTTCGTTACCAGTGGCACCTCGCGCAGATCGGCGCGCAAAAGGCCTGGAAACAGGGACAGGGGCAAGGCGTCGTGGTGGCCGTCATAGACACGGGCATCAGCCGCGTGGGCGATCTGGCGAACACCACCTTCGTTCCCGGCTACAACTTCGTCGACGACAAACCCGACGCCCAGGATGACCACGGACACGGCACCCATGTCGCGGGCACGATCGCTCAATCCACCCACAACGGGATCGGCGTGGCGGGTGTCGCGTTCAAGGCAAGCCTCATGCCGCTCAAGGTGCTCTCCGCACGGGGCTCCGGCTCGATGGCGGCCATCGCGCAAGCCATCCGGTGGGCGGCTGACCACGGCGCCAACGTCGTCAACATGAGCCTTGGCGGGCCCTTTCCCGTCAACGCGATCCATAACGCCGTGAAGTACGCGCGCAGCAAAGGCGTGATCGTGGTGGCGGCGGCGGGCAACGATGGCCGCGGCCGCGTCAGCTACCCCGGGCGCTACGCCGACGTGGTGGCTGTCGCCGCGACGCAGTTCGACGAGAACGCCACGTTCTACTCGAACTGGGGCAAAACCATCGATCTCGCGGCGCCGGGGGGAAACGTGCGCGTGGATCAGAACGGCGACGGCCAACCTGACGGTGTATTGCAGAACACGGTAGTGCCAGGCCAGACCCACAAGCAGGATTACCTTTGGTTCATGGGCACGTCGATGGCCTCACCGCACGTGGCCGGGGTGGCTGCCTTGCTGGTGGGCGCCGGCATCACCCAACCCGACGCGGTGGAAACGTTGCTGCTGACGACGGCGCGGGTGCCGAAGTCCCAAGCCGGCAAGGCCACCCAGGGCCAACGCATCGACGACCACTACGGTGCAGGCATCGTGGACGCTGACGCAGCGCTTGCCCGCGCCCGCGCGGGACGGGAAGGCGGGGCGCTTGCCCTGGGCGCCACTTTGGCGCTGGCGGTGACCGGCTCTCTGAGGCGTCGTCACCGGCTCGCCCGCGGGGGACGCTTGAAGCTGGTCGCCGGCCTGGTCCTGGGATCCTCCGGACTCTTCGTGCTGCCCGGGGTGCTGGGCTTCCTGGGGTTGGCAACGCCGGCCGTTCTTGCCCCCCTTACCTCGGGCCTGCCCCTCGGGCTTTCGACATGGCTCGGTGCGGTTCTGGGCCGCTCAGGACATGGCAACCCCCTGCTGATGAGCGCCGCATTGCCCGTGCTGGCCATTGCGCTCGGCTATGGGATTAAAATGTGGCGCCCTGCCCTTGCGGGCTTTGCCCTCGGCACGGCGGGGCTGCTCTTCACCCTGGCCGTGAGCGGCCTGGTTGACGTCACCTGGGTTCCCGACAGCTTCGACCAGATCTTCCTGCTCGTGAACGCGGCCATCGCCTCCGTGATGGCGTTGCTCACGCTGCTCGAGGACTGA
- a CDS encoding tetratricopeptide repeat protein gives MAQSEEAISKVKDLNQKALAAYENLDLDEARKLLTDALEICAREGMNEHPWKARSHVHLGAILVGGFQQNDLAAKQFQRAFEIQPGITLTPALRNPETVAVFEQAKASMDKDAAAASQGRPSEAPSPGPTGDVSGIFHEPVASAPVGAEVEVRARVGPGISFKRLVLAYRPEGVSTFLARDMVLGADAWFAARIPEPATQGGLVQYYIEARDEAGQAVANNGSEAEPHVVALGDAALGALGAAEDDELPTETETPSGDDRTGFVFGASVGTGFGYVSGTPEVNTRTTDDEAISFSGVAPAKVGHLNLEAGYALRPGFILSAMVRLQKVSGPTVAYGVGQGTDGKPKALEYAPATGAFAAFGKATWLLGSPGTLRPYVSVLGGAGELRHVVDIGSQRSDCGPLPRGYDPDNPESPRPDDACIDTVKSGPVFAGGSAGVIVKVADALGLTAGINALVGLPNVALHADLNLGLLLLM, from the coding sequence ATGGCACAGAGTGAAGAGGCCATCTCGAAGGTCAAGGATCTGAACCAAAAGGCGCTCGCCGCCTACGAAAACCTGGATTTGGACGAGGCCCGCAAGCTTTTGACCGACGCTCTGGAGATCTGCGCGCGGGAAGGCATGAACGAGCACCCCTGGAAGGCGCGCAGCCACGTTCACCTCGGGGCCATCTTGGTGGGCGGCTTTCAGCAGAACGATCTGGCCGCAAAACAGTTTCAGCGGGCTTTCGAGATTCAGCCGGGCATCACTTTGACGCCCGCCCTGCGCAACCCCGAGACCGTTGCCGTCTTCGAGCAAGCGAAAGCCAGCATGGACAAGGACGCAGCCGCTGCTTCCCAGGGCCGGCCTTCCGAGGCCCCTTCCCCCGGACCGACGGGTGACGTGAGCGGCATTTTTCACGAACCCGTCGCCTCGGCGCCCGTGGGCGCCGAGGTCGAGGTGCGGGCGCGTGTGGGCCCCGGCATCTCGTTCAAGCGTCTCGTGTTGGCGTACCGCCCGGAAGGCGTTTCGACGTTCCTGGCACGTGACATGGTGCTCGGGGCAGATGCGTGGTTCGCGGCGCGCATTCCGGAGCCCGCCACGCAAGGGGGGCTCGTTCAGTACTACATCGAGGCCCGCGACGAGGCAGGTCAGGCCGTCGCCAACAACGGGTCCGAAGCCGAGCCCCACGTGGTGGCGCTGGGAGACGCAGCCCTCGGGGCGCTCGGGGCGGCCGAGGACGACGAGTTGCCGACGGAGACGGAGACACCAAGCGGGGACGATCGCACGGGCTTCGTGTTCGGGGCCAGCGTGGGCACGGGCTTCGGGTACGTGTCGGGCACGCCCGAGGTGAACACCCGGACCACCGACGACGAAGCGATCTCGTTTTCGGGGGTTGCGCCCGCGAAGGTGGGACACCTCAACCTGGAAGCGGGTTATGCGCTGCGACCGGGGTTCATCCTGTCGGCCATGGTCCGCCTCCAAAAGGTGAGCGGCCCCACGGTGGCGTACGGAGTGGGTCAGGGGACGGACGGAAAGCCGAAAGCTCTGGAGTACGCGCCAGCCACCGGCGCCTTTGCCGCGTTTGGCAAGGCTACGTGGCTCTTGGGCAGCCCGGGCACCCTGCGACCTTACGTGTCCGTGTTGGGAGGCGCGGGCGAACTGAGGCACGTCGTGGACATTGGTTCACAGCGGAGCGACTGCGGTCCTCTGCCGCGCGGCTACGACCCCGATAACCCCGAATCTCCCAGGCCCGATGACGCTTGTATCGACACTGTCAAATCGGGTCCGGTGTTCGCCGGCGGCAGTGCGGGGGTGATCGTGAAGGTGGCAGATGCTTTGGGCCTGACCGCGGGCATCAACGCGCTTGTGGGGCTTCCCAATGTAGCGTTGCACGCCGACCTGAACCTCGGCCTTCTCCTGCTGATGTGA
- a CDS encoding cob(I)yrinic acid a,c-diamide adenosyltransferase codes for MVRLNRIYTKAGDKGHTRLVGGQKVRKDSIRIECYGTVDELSAVLGLARTALQSAGAPDGAPALAEVIKRIQNELFNLGSDLATLPADRHPKQPVIEARHVTRLEADLDAWNETLPELRSFILPGGGWVASYLHLARTVCRRAERLAVRLAEEQPVGEQTVPYLNRLSDALFVMSRHASRLYGEPEPLWEPEHT; via the coding sequence ATGGTTCGCCTCAACCGCATCTATACCAAGGCCGGAGACAAAGGCCACACGCGCCTCGTGGGAGGACAAAAGGTTCGGAAAGACTCGATTCGCATCGAGTGCTACGGCACGGTCGACGAGCTTTCGGCCGTGCTCGGGCTGGCTCGCACGGCGCTGCAATCAGCGGGGGCTCCCGACGGCGCCCCCGCGCTTGCCGAAGTGATCAAACGCATTCAGAACGAGCTTTTCAATCTCGGCAGCGACCTCGCCACCCTGCCCGCAGACCGGCACCCCAAGCAGCCCGTGATCGAAGCCCGTCACGTGACTCGCCTCGAAGCGGATCTCGACGCATGGAACGAGACGCTTCCCGAGCTACGTAGCTTCATTCTTCCCGGCGGAGGCTGGGTGGCGTCCTACCTTCATTTGGCCCGCACCGTATGCCGCCGCGCCGAGCGCCTCGCCGTACGATTGGCCGAGGAGCAACCCGTTGGCGAGCAAACGGTGCCCTACCTCAACCGTCTGTCCGATGCCCTCTTCGTCATGAGCCGTCATGCGAGCCGTCTTTATGGTGAGCCCGAGCCCCTGTGGGAGCCCGAGCACACCTGA
- a CDS encoding HAD-IA family hydrolase, with translation MTLPRRVDAVLIDVGFTLSVYDPERIAAVVHALGVEVDPQRIEATQPALRHALSHSSWAFSPRGEGASRGQAFFAHLLTLAGAAAEAGALDAAAERLWQTHLADNLWSRPLPGAHEALALLRDAGLRLAVISNAEGTIDALLHRMDMRRHFEAVFDSTVVGVAKPDARIFQMALSALQVAGESAVMVGDSLKADVEGAQGAGVAAALLDPHDHHPGAQVPRFADLLAFARALVQGAMQ, from the coding sequence GTGACCCTTCCTCGCCGCGTGGACGCCGTGTTGATCGACGTCGGGTTCACGCTCTCGGTGTACGACCCTGAGCGGATCGCCGCGGTGGTGCATGCCTTGGGCGTCGAGGTGGATCCCCAACGCATCGAGGCCACCCAACCGGCCTTGCGTCATGCGCTCAGCCACTCGTCCTGGGCGTTTTCCCCCCGAGGCGAGGGGGCCTCCCGTGGACAGGCCTTCTTCGCCCATCTTCTCACGCTCGCCGGGGCCGCTGCGGAGGCCGGAGCTCTGGACGCCGCGGCGGAACGGCTCTGGCAGACGCACCTGGCCGATAACCTTTGGAGCCGACCTTTGCCCGGGGCTCATGAAGCGCTCGCGCTGCTGCGGGACGCGGGCCTTCGGCTGGCCGTGATCTCGAACGCCGAGGGAACCATCGATGCACTTTTGCATCGAATGGACATGCGGCGGCACTTCGAGGCGGTGTTCGACTCCACGGTCGTCGGAGTGGCGAAGCCCGACGCCCGCATTTTTCAGATGGCGCTTTCGGCTTTGCAGGTCGCAGGTGAAAGCGCCGTGATGGTGGGTGACTCGCTCAAGGCCGACGTGGAGGGGGCGCAGGGGGCGGGTGTGGCGGCGGCCCTGCTGGATCCCCACGACCACCACCCCGGGGCGCAGGTCCCCCGCTTCGCCGACCTCCTGGCGTTTGCACGCGCTCTGGTTCAGGGCGCGATGCAGTAG
- the fusA gene encoding elongation factor G, with protein sequence MPSIENVRNIGISAHIDSGKTTLSERILFYTGKIHKISEVRGKDGVGAKMDSMDLEREKGITIQSAATYCEWKGLNINLIDTPGHVDFTVEVERALRVLDGAVLVLCGVAGVQSQSYTVDRQMRRYNVPRLAFVNKLDRAGASGARVAAQLKEKLGHHTVVMQMQIGFEDRLEGVVDLVKMKAVYFHGDNGEDIEEVDIPADLLDEAKEWRNKMIETIAEVDDTIAEKFLVEEEPTLDELKAAVRRVTIGLKATPVFMGSAYKNKGVQLLLDGVLDYLPNPSQVNNFGLDQNAGEEKIKLESTPDKALVGLAFKLEDGRYGQLTYMRIYQGKLSKGEFIYNCSSGNKKIKVPRLVRMHSNEMNDIESASAGDIVALFGVECASGDTFTDGAVNVTMTSMHVPDAVISLAVTPKDKGTVANFSKALNRFTKEDPTFRVHRDEESGETIISGMGELHLEIYIERMKREYACEVISGKPQVAYRETIKRRADYNYTHKKQTGGSGQYGRVAGYIEPLVSESGETYEFADEIVGGVIPREFIPAVDKGFKEAVSKGPLIGFPIVDVRCILNDGQYHPVDSSEIAFRTAAIMGFREAYMKAEPTILEPIMLVEVTFPEEFQGNVLGQINQRRGQIVSTDKEEGFVRAQAEVPLNDMFGYSTDLRSGTQGKGEFSMEFKKYSEVPKQARDAMIAAFKAKREKENK encoded by the coding sequence ATGCCGTCCATCGAAAACGTCCGAAACATCGGTATTTCTGCCCACATCGACTCGGGCAAAACCACGCTGTCAGAGCGAATTTTGTTCTACACGGGCAAGATCCACAAGATCAGCGAAGTCCGTGGAAAGGACGGCGTCGGCGCCAAGATGGACTCGATGGATCTCGAGCGCGAAAAGGGCATCACGATCCAGTCGGCCGCCACCTACTGCGAGTGGAAGGGCCTGAACATCAACCTCATCGATACCCCCGGGCACGTGGACTTCACGGTCGAGGTCGAGCGCGCCCTGCGCGTGCTCGATGGCGCTGTCCTGGTGCTTTGCGGCGTGGCCGGTGTGCAGTCGCAGTCCTACACGGTGGACCGCCAGATGCGTCGCTACAACGTGCCGCGGCTCGCGTTCGTGAACAAGCTCGACCGCGCCGGCGCGAGCGGCGCCCGCGTTGCCGCCCAGCTCAAAGAGAAGCTGGGGCACCATACGGTGGTCATGCAGATGCAGATCGGCTTCGAGGACCGCCTCGAGGGTGTGGTGGACCTCGTCAAGATGAAGGCCGTCTACTTCCACGGCGACAACGGGGAAGACATCGAGGAAGTGGACATTCCGGCCGACCTGCTCGACGAGGCGAAGGAGTGGCGCAACAAGATGATCGAGACGATCGCCGAGGTGGACGACACCATCGCCGAGAAGTTCTTGGTCGAAGAAGAGCCCACCCTCGACGAGCTGAAGGCGGCCGTCCGACGCGTGACGATCGGGCTCAAGGCGACGCCTGTGTTCATGGGCTCGGCCTACAAGAACAAGGGCGTTCAGCTTTTGCTCGACGGCGTGCTCGACTATCTTCCCAATCCGTCGCAGGTCAATAACTTCGGCCTCGACCAAAATGCCGGCGAGGAGAAGATCAAGCTCGAGTCGACCCCTGACAAGGCCCTCGTGGGCCTTGCATTCAAGCTCGAGGACGGTCGCTACGGTCAGCTGACCTACATGCGCATTTACCAGGGCAAGCTCTCGAAGGGCGAGTTCATCTACAACTGCTCATCGGGCAACAAGAAGATCAAGGTGCCGCGTCTCGTCCGGATGCACTCCAACGAGATGAACGACATCGAGTCGGCGAGTGCCGGTGACATCGTGGCGCTCTTTGGTGTCGAGTGTGCCTCGGGCGACACCTTCACCGATGGTGCGGTCAACGTGACCATGACCTCCATGCACGTGCCCGACGCGGTCATCTCGCTCGCGGTCACGCCGAAGGACAAGGGCACGGTTGCGAACTTCTCGAAGGCGCTCAACCGCTTCACGAAGGAAGACCCCACGTTCCGCGTCCACCGTGACGAGGAATCGGGCGAGACCATCATCAGCGGGATGGGCGAGCTCCACCTCGAGATCTACATCGAGCGCATGAAGCGCGAGTACGCCTGCGAGGTCATCTCGGGCAAGCCCCAGGTGGCTTACCGCGAGACGATCAAGCGCCGGGCCGATTACAACTACACCCACAAGAAGCAGACGGGTGGTTCGGGCCAGTACGGTCGTGTGGCAGGCTACATCGAGCCGCTCGTCTCGGAGAGCGGCGAAACTTATGAATTCGCCGACGAAATCGTGGGCGGTGTCATTCCTCGCGAATTCATCCCTGCGGTGGACAAGGGCTTCAAGGAGGCCGTCTCCAAGGGCCCCCTCATCGGCTTCCCGATCGTGGACGTGCGCTGCATCCTGAACGACGGTCAGTACCACCCCGTCGACTCGTCGGAAATTGCGTTCCGGACGGCGGCCATCATGGGCTTCCGCGAGGCGTACATGAAGGCAGAGCCCACCATCCTCGAGCCCATCATGCTGGTCGAGGTCACCTTCCCGGAGGAGTTCCAGGGCAACGTGCTCGGTCAGATCAACCAGCGCCGTGGACAAATCGTTTCCACCGACAAAGAAGAGGGCTTCGTGCGGGCCCAGGCCGAGGTGCCCTTGAACGACATGTTCGGCTACTCCACGGATCTGCGATCCGGCACCCAGGGCAAGGGCGAGTTCTCGATGGAGTTCAAGAAGTACTCCGAGGTGCCCAAGCAGGCCCGTGACGCGATGATCGCGGCCTTCAAGGCCAAGCGCGAGAAGGAAAACAAGTAA
- a CDS encoding energy transducer TonB, with protein MHSRPLWKDFITGVLLGGSLLSFGAARAADEPKPLDPRDVLRSSLVERCEKRWTNNFVPMAKAQLPADDPVNDESRAVVLDVSVDRKGKLVRVDVLRPSGATGLDEAARDIVGDMGVFPRPDESLLSDDGHLHVSWSFARKDGRCDDVQVEDVHLPPEQAVASLLAQGRDQRALERLAEAVAVGHDKAVTLFARQWLKRARSDRKLGFEATGALASSGDREATLALVSLAAAGKLPPAFLPALARAGQAVCPMAQKALADKNPEARKAALSALGLHFDKACLGSVVALAVSTSTPVDERTAALRALAAADAEDARAAAKKAMDDPQPKIRAAAIRSWAQADMGRRALFGLTPLLKDPQMAIRAAAAAGIVRSSGDKGIEQLYLLYKEKDPQIFEAVAEELGQLATEASADMLKKLLRKDDPRIRRAAAAALARRGDRHALAAQTVLASESDVSLRVLGGQALNGAEAQGAAAALTEVASARWAYGLLVEAGQRSTAGHILIGHFAAVSDAARIDWLGTWLRAGEPPSNVASSRP; from the coding sequence ATGCACTCTCGACCGCTATGGAAGGACTTCATCACGGGCGTGCTGTTGGGGGGAAGCCTCCTCAGCTTCGGCGCTGCCCGCGCCGCGGACGAACCAAAGCCTCTCGACCCTCGAGACGTTCTGCGTAGCTCCTTGGTCGAACGGTGTGAGAAGCGCTGGACGAACAACTTCGTGCCCATGGCGAAGGCGCAGCTGCCTGCCGACGATCCCGTCAACGACGAGAGCCGCGCCGTGGTCTTGGACGTGAGCGTCGACCGCAAGGGCAAGCTGGTGCGTGTGGACGTTTTGCGGCCCTCCGGTGCGACAGGGCTCGATGAGGCCGCGCGAGACATCGTCGGGGACATGGGGGTTTTCCCCCGTCCCGACGAATCGCTTCTGTCCGATGACGGCCACCTTCACGTGTCATGGTCGTTCGCCCGCAAGGACGGGCGCTGTGACGACGTGCAGGTCGAGGACGTTCACCTGCCGCCCGAGCAGGCGGTGGCGAGCCTGCTTGCGCAGGGCCGCGATCAGCGCGCGCTCGAGCGCCTGGCCGAGGCGGTCGCGGTTGGTCACGACAAGGCTGTGACCCTGTTTGCGCGCCAATGGCTCAAGCGCGCTCGGAGCGATCGCAAGCTTGGCTTCGAAGCCACGGGGGCCTTGGCCTCCTCCGGCGATCGAGAGGCGACTCTTGCCTTGGTGTCCCTGGCCGCAGCGGGCAAGTTGCCGCCGGCGTTCTTGCCGGCCCTGGCGCGTGCGGGGCAGGCGGTGTGCCCGATGGCCCAGAAGGCGCTGGCCGACAAGAACCCGGAGGCCCGCAAAGCCGCCCTCTCGGCGCTGGGACTGCACTTCGACAAGGCATGTCTTGGGTCCGTCGTGGCGCTGGCCGTCAGCACGTCCACGCCCGTGGACGAGCGGACGGCGGCCCTGCGGGCCTTGGCTGCCGCTGACGCCGAGGACGCGCGGGCGGCGGCCAAGAAGGCCATGGACGATCCGCAACCCAAAATTCGCGCGGCCGCAATTCGCTCCTGGGCTCAAGCCGACATGGGCCGGCGGGCCCTGTTTGGCCTTACGCCCCTTCTCAAGGATCCCCAGATGGCCATCCGGGCGGCTGCGGCAGCCGGGATCGTGCGGTCATCAGGCGACAAGGGCATCGAGCAGCTCTATTTGCTCTACAAGGAAAAGGACCCGCAGATCTTCGAGGCGGTCGCGGAGGAGCTGGGGCAGCTCGCCACGGAGGCTTCGGCCGACATGCTCAAGAAGCTGCTGCGCAAGGATGACCCGCGCATCCGCCGGGCGGCGGCCGCCGCGCTGGCCCGTCGCGGGGATCGGCACGCCCTCGCGGCACAAACCGTTCTGGCGTCCGAGAGCGACGTCAGCCTGAGGGTGCTCGGGGGGCAGGCGCTGAACGGCGCTGAGGCTCAAGGTGCCGCGGCGGCGCTCACCGAGGTCGCGAGCGCGCGCTGGGCCTATGGGCTTTTGGTGGAGGCTGGCCAGCGCAGCACCGCAGGTCACATTCTGATCGGGCACTTCGCCGCCGTGTCGGACGCGGCCCGGATCGATTGGCTGGGCACCTGGCTACGCGCGGGGGAGCCCCCGTCCAACGTGGCTTCGTCGCGGCCCTGA
- a CDS encoding TatD family hydrolase — MFDSHCHLDDERFDPDRDAVLTRAARAGVTDLLLAGVRPSRFSRLWATAEIASAVRVHVSLGIHPQVVPELTADERALVPRLASVLGRAGSRPVAIGECGLDGPTGQREEQETVFRAQIRAARELALPLVLHVFRAHEAALRILADERAAEVGGIAHSFSGSAELVCRYLDLGFALSFAGPVTWTGARKPLAAAARVPRDALLVETDAPDQAPQSARGQRNEPARLPEVVAALAAARGETREQVAAQTSLNTRRILRLP; from the coding sequence ATGTTCGACAGTCACTGCCACCTCGATGACGAACGCTTCGACCCCGACCGGGACGCGGTCCTCACGCGGGCCGCGCGCGCCGGAGTCACTGATCTCCTCCTGGCCGGCGTGCGCCCCTCCCGCTTCTCCCGCCTTTGGGCGACGGCAGAGATTGCCTCTGCGGTACGCGTGCACGTCTCCCTGGGTATCCATCCTCAGGTGGTGCCCGAGCTGACGGCCGATGAACGTGCACTCGTTCCACGGCTCGCCTCGGTCCTGGGACGAGCCGGCTCCCGGCCGGTGGCCATCGGCGAATGCGGACTCGACGGCCCCACGGGTCAACGTGAGGAACAAGAGACCGTGTTCCGGGCCCAGATCCGCGCCGCACGTGAGCTCGCCTTGCCCCTGGTGCTGCATGTGTTTCGGGCCCACGAGGCGGCGCTCCGGATTCTCGCAGATGAAAGGGCCGCCGAGGTCGGAGGCATCGCCCACAGCTTCAGCGGGTCGGCAGAACTCGTTTGCCGCTACCTCGATCTCGGCTTCGCGCTATCGTTCGCGGGCCCCGTCACCTGGACAGGCGCCCGCAAGCCCCTGGCCGCCGCGGCCCGCGTGCCGCGGGACGCGCTGTTGGTCGAGACCGATGCGCCGGACCAAGCGCCGCAAAGCGCCCGGGGCCAGCGCAACGAACCAGCTCGCCTTCCGGAAGTGGTCGCGGCCTTGGCGGCTGCCCGAGGCGAAACCCGTGAACAGGTTGCGGCGCAAACCAGCCTCAACACCCGCCGTATTCTTCGTTTGCCCTGA
- a CDS encoding HAD-IB family hydrolase, whose amino-acid sequence MAAAAFYDLDGTLVRTNLVHAFAHTARNQQGLVRSLTRSASLAVSVPFFMAADFYSRRFFNDLFFRRYKGESEDRLRYLSEELFENVLRKSIFPGAYELIEKSKSLGLRQVLVTGALDFTVTPLIRHLGFDDCVCNHLEFVDGLATGRLKPPVIAAATKASWMRTYAEREGLNLSDCYAYTDSMSDLPMLSVVGHPAAVNPDFRLRNTALQHDWPVLDLR is encoded by the coding sequence ATGGCCGCGGCCGCGTTTTACGATCTGGACGGCACCTTGGTGCGCACCAACTTGGTGCATGCATTCGCGCACACGGCGCGGAACCAACAGGGACTCGTGCGTAGTTTGACGCGCAGCGCCTCGTTGGCCGTTTCCGTGCCGTTCTTCATGGCCGCCGACTTTTACAGCCGGCGCTTCTTCAACGATCTCTTCTTTCGCCGCTACAAGGGCGAATCGGAAGACCGCTTGCGGTACCTTTCGGAGGAACTGTTCGAGAACGTCCTTCGCAAGTCGATCTTTCCCGGGGCTTACGAGCTCATCGAGAAGTCGAAGAGCCTGGGTTTGCGCCAGGTGCTGGTGACCGGGGCGCTCGACTTCACGGTGACCCCCCTCATCCGCCACTTGGGCTTTGATGACTGCGTGTGTAACCACCTCGAGTTCGTCGACGGCTTGGCAACGGGCCGCCTCAAGCCCCCCGTGATCGCGGCGGCCACGAAGGCCAGCTGGATGCGCACCTATGCCGAACGCGAGGGGCTCAATCTTTCTGACTGCTACGCCTACACCGACAGCATGAGCGATCTGCCCATGCTCTCGGTCGTGGGCCACCCTGCGGCCGTCAACCCCGACTTTCGGCTGCGCAACACCGCTTTGCAACACGATTGGCCGGTGCTGGACCTGCGCTGA